The DNA window ATGTTTGAAAGATATGCATAATGGAACATTTAATTTATAAACCAAAATAGAGTGGTCATCAATTTATAAATATCCTATAAAAAGTTGACACTATCGCTTTTTCTTTAATACTAGTAAAACAAGAGTAAATATAATATAATATCAATAATAAATATCAATTTGAGGTGGGATTATGGTAAAGGTTGTAATTATAGATGATTCTGTTTTTATGCGAAGGGTGATAAAAGATATTTTAGTTAAAAACGGTATTGAGGTTATAGCTGAAGCAGAAAATGGCTTTCTAGGTTTAAAATATGTTTTAGAACTTAATCCTGATGTAGTACTGTTAGATATAGAGATGCCTGTTCTTACTGGCTTAGATACATTAGCATTAATAATGAAGAAAAAGGCTACACCAGTTATAATGTTCAGTACTTTAACTAAAGAAGGGGCAAATATTACTATGGAAGCCCTTAAATTAGGAGCTGTAGATTTTTTACATAAACCTAATAATAGCTTGGAAATACATAATATTAAAGAAGCATTAGTGGAAAAAATTAAAACTGCAGCTAAAGCTAATATTAAAAAGGTTCAAGATAGTGAAAGGAAAAAAGGTTTAGAAGCAAAAATTCAAAGTAAGTTAACTCTTCCAGGAAAAGTTAATAAAATCTGTGTTATTGGATGTTCTACAGGGGGGCCTAAGGCGTTAACAAATATCTTTGAAAATTTAAAGGAATTAAAAGAAACCATATTAGTTGTTCAACATATGCCTGCCTTTTTTACAAAGACTTTAGCTAAAAGGTTAGATGATATAACCCCTTATTTAGTAAAAGAAGGGGAAGATAATGAGGAGATTAAGAAAGGGGTAGTTTATTTAGCTCCAGGGGATTATCATATGACAGTAGAAGAACAAAGGGGTAGCTATTTTCTTAAGCTGAATAAACAGCCTGCTATTCATGGTTGTAGACCTGCTGTTGATCCCCTCTTTAAATCAGTTGCCCCTATTTTTAAAGATAGGGTTTTAGGATGTATCCTTACTGGAATGGGAAAAGATGGTGGTGATGGTTGTGAAGAAATAAAGGGATATGGAGGGAAAGTTTATGTAGAGAGTGAAGAAACGTGTACTATCTATGGTATGCCTAAACAGGTTGTTGAACGGAATTTAGCTGATAAAGTATTACCTATAAATGCCTTTGCCGATGAAATACGGGAATTCTTAAAATAAAGGAAGGGGTGAGTTAAATGTATAAAATTTTAATTGTTGAAGATGAAAATGCTATATTAGAACTCATAAAATTTAATGTAAAGAAAG is part of the Anaerobranca gottschalkii DSM 13577 genome and encodes:
- a CDS encoding protein-glutamate methylesterase/protein-glutamine glutaminase, with the translated sequence MVKVVIIDDSVFMRRVIKDILVKNGIEVIAEAENGFLGLKYVLELNPDVVLLDIEMPVLTGLDTLALIMKKKATPVIMFSTLTKEGANITMEALKLGAVDFLHKPNNSLEIHNIKEALVEKIKTAAKANIKKVQDSERKKGLEAKIQSKLTLPGKVNKICVIGCSTGGPKALTNIFENLKELKETILVVQHMPAFFTKTLAKRLDDITPYLVKEGEDNEEIKKGVVYLAPGDYHMTVEEQRGSYFLKLNKQPAIHGCRPAVDPLFKSVAPIFKDRVLGCILTGMGKDGGDGCEEIKGYGGKVYVESEETCTIYGMPKQVVERNLADKVLPINAFADEIREFLK